A DNA window from Mycolicibacter hiberniae contains the following coding sequences:
- a CDS encoding tRNA (cytidine(34)-2'-O)-methyltransferase — protein sequence MIRVLFYSPRIPPNTGNAIRMVAATGAELHLVEPMGFDLSEPKLRRAGLDYHDLAWVRVHPSLPAAWEALGPARVFAFTAGARTPYTDVRYSPGDVLMFGPEPTGLDEATLADPRITARLRIPMLAGRRSLNLSNAAAVAVYEVWRQHGFTGGV from the coding sequence ATGATCCGGGTGCTGTTCTATTCGCCCCGCATTCCGCCCAACACCGGCAACGCGATCCGGATGGTGGCGGCGACCGGTGCCGAACTTCATCTGGTGGAACCCATGGGTTTCGACCTGTCCGAGCCGAAGCTGCGGCGGGCCGGTTTGGACTATCACGACCTGGCCTGGGTTCGGGTTCACCCCTCGCTGCCGGCGGCGTGGGAGGCGCTGGGACCGGCCCGGGTGTTCGCGTTCACCGCGGGAGCCCGCACCCCCTACACCGACGTGCGCTACTCCCCCGGCGACGTGTTGATGTTCGGCCCCGAGCCCACCGGGCTGGACGAGGCGACGCTGGCCGACCCCCGCATCACCGCGCGGCTGCGCATCCCGATGCTGGCCGGGCGGCGCTCACTGAACCTGTCGAACGCCGCCGCGGTCGCGGTCTATGAGGTGTGGCGCCAGCACGGGTTCACCGGCGGGGTGTGA
- a CDS encoding nitroreductase family protein, translating to MNLNLSADEVLTTTRSVRKRLDLDKPVPRDVLMECLEIALQAPTGSNAQGWQWMFVTDPVKKQALADIYRANALPYLNRAMPDYGDGDVRSERMGHIGDSAKHLAENLQDVPVMLIPCLEGKPENGSLGLSASFWASLFPAAWSYCLALRNRGLGSCWTTLHLLGDGERQAAEVLGIPYENYSQGGLFPIAYTKGTDFKPAKRLPAEQVAHWDTW from the coding sequence ATGAACCTGAACTTGTCCGCAGACGAAGTCCTGACCACCACGCGATCGGTCCGCAAGCGCCTCGATCTCGACAAGCCGGTTCCCCGCGACGTGCTGATGGAGTGCCTGGAGATCGCCCTGCAGGCGCCCACCGGATCCAACGCCCAGGGCTGGCAGTGGATGTTCGTCACCGACCCGGTCAAGAAGCAGGCGCTCGCCGACATCTACCGCGCCAACGCACTGCCGTACCTGAATCGGGCGATGCCCGACTACGGCGACGGCGACGTACGCAGCGAACGGATGGGGCACATCGGCGACTCGGCCAAACATCTGGCCGAGAACCTGCAGGACGTGCCCGTGATGCTGATCCCGTGCCTGGAGGGCAAGCCCGAGAATGGGTCGCTGGGGTTGAGCGCATCATTCTGGGCGTCGCTGTTCCCGGCCGCGTGGAGCTACTGCCTGGCGCTGCGCAACCGCGGACTCGGCTCCTGCTGGACCACCCTGCACCTGCTCGGCGACGGCGAGCGGCAGGCCGCCGAGGTGCTCGGCATTCCGTACGAGAACTACAGCCAGGGCGGTCTGTTCCCGATCGCCTACACCAAGGGCACCGACTTCAAACCGGCCAAGCGGCTGCCGGCCGAACAGGTGGCGCACTGGGACACCTGGTGA